The Corynebacterium callunae DSM 20147 genomic sequence AAGTTTCTATGTTCGATTTATATCACCCAGTTCGAACATTGTCCATACTTCTTCAAAAAATCTCGAACACTCGTACCATTCCCGCTGGAAAACATGTATGGTTAGGAATTGAGATTGTTTACAAAAGTTCGAATAGCTATTGAGCTGCAAGCAGATTTTTAGATCCGCAGGTACCAGCAGTGATCTAAAAGGGCTTTGACGGCTTTTAAGACCTAGAAATTTAGAGACTTTGATGAGAGGAACACCCCATGGCCGCTGAAAAGAAAAGTGGAATTAGAGGAAGTCGTGGCAGCCGCACTGCCAAAACCCTTCCTAATGGCAGGCCCGATCCAGCCAGCTTGTCCGATAGGCAACGTCGCATTCTAGAAGTCATTCGAGACGCGGTTGTTCTGCGCGGCTACCCGCCAAGCATCCGAGAGATCGGAGATGCTGCTGGACTACAGTCCACTTCCTCCGTGGCTTATCAGCTCAAAGAACTTGAGAAGAAGGGTTTCCTCCGTAGAGATCCCAATAAGCCTCGCGCAGTGGATGTTCGCCATTTGCCGGAAACTGAGTCTCGCACCCCTAAAGCGGATTCGAAGGCGAAGGCAGCGGCTGAGACTCCAGCGGGCTCCCCTACCGAATTTGCCGCCCAAGCATCATTTATCCCAGTTGTTGGAAAGATTGCAGCGGGTAGCCCAATCCTGGCTGAGCAAAATATTGAAGAGTACTACCCACTTCCCGCAGACATTGTCGGCGATGGTGAGCTCTTTATGCTCCAGGTTGTTGGAGAATCCATGCGTGATGCTGGCATTCTTGATGGAGACTGGGTTGTCGTGCGCTCTCAGCCTGTTGCGGAACAAGGGGAATTTGTCGCAGCAATGCTCGACGGCGAGGCAACTGTGAAAGAGTTCCATAAGGATTCCACGGGAATCTGGCTTCTTCCACATAATGATTCCTTTGCCCCAATCCCCGGAGAAGATGCTGAGATTATGGGCAAGGTCGTCTCAGTCATGCGAAAGCTTTAGCCCGCAGTCTATAAATTTTTAGGTCATTTTTAAGCCCCGACTTTTGGAGTGTTTCACGCAAACACTCTGAGTCGGGGCTTTTTTCTACCTCTTTTGGGGGTAAAGTCCGATTTTCCCTAATGGGATCACTAATAGTGGTTTTACCTGTGGGTTTTCCACTCCAATTTGTGAGATTTACTAAAATTGCTGCCCACTTTTGTGAATTTCAAGATTTTTGATCGCCACACACAAAAGAAAAAAGCCTATTCGGACGTTATTCAATGAAATACTAGGAGTATAGGTCGGACATACTCAATAGATTGTCTTTTTGCTTTAAGGGAGTGACATGTACGCAGAGGAGCGTCGCCGCCAGATTGCCTCATTAACGGCGGTAGAGGGACGGGTAAATGTCACAGAGTTAGCAGGACGTTTTAACGTCACTGCAGAAACCATTCGACGAGATCTCGCAGTTCTAGATAGAGAAGGCATCGTGCACCGCGTGCACGGTGGCGCAGTAGCAACACAGTCTTTCCAAACCACCGAGCTAAGCTTGGACACTCGTTTCCGTTCAGCTTCATCTGCCAAATACTCCATTGCCAAGGCAGCCATGCAATTCTTGCCAACTTCTCACGGTGGGTTATTCCTAGATGCTGGCACCACCGTAACTGCGCTGGCAGATCTTATCGCAGACCACCCAAATTCCAAACAATGGTCTATCGTGACAAACTGCCTACCAATTGCGCTTAATTTGGCGAATGCTGGCCTCGATGATGTACAGCTCCTCGGTGGCAGTGTGCGTGCCATTACCCAGGCAGTGGTCGGCGATATCGCACTCCGCACCTTGGCACTAATGCGCGCTGATGTGGTGTTTATTGGTACAAATGCTTTAACCCTTGATCATGGGCTTTCCACCGCTGATTCACAAGAAGCGGCAATGAAGTCCGCGATGATCACTAATGCTCACAAGGTGGTGGTCTTGTGTGACTCCACCAAGATGGGCACTGACTACCTGGTAAGTTTTGGCTCCATTGATGATATTGATGTCATCGTCACGGACTCCGGTGCGCCTACAAGTTTTGTGGACCAGTTGCGCGAACGCGGCATAGAGGTTGTGATTGCAAAGTGATCCTAACTGTTACAGTCAGTCCCTATTTGCTCAGCACCAATGAAGTCAGCGGTGACATCAACATAGGTGAGGCAAATCCCATCACTCAAGTCTCTACCGTTGCTGGCGGTTTCGGCACTGGTGTAGCCGCCACGCTGTTTTATGGCGGTGTAGAAACCTTCACGGTATTCCCCGCTCCAGAAATTTCACACTATCTGCGCCTGGTTACCTTGGCAGGTCTCCCCCATGAGATCATTCCCGTTCCAGGTCCCATCCCGATGCATCTGACCATGAGAGATTCCACCGGCCATGAAACTCGCTTTAAGCATTCACCTATGCCTTTGGATATTTCACAACTAGCTATTCTGCGCGATCTAGTGGTGCGTCGAGCTGAAGATGCTACTTGGGTTCTCTTAGGCGGTAATCTGCCCGCTATCGCTCCAGCAGCTTGGTATGTGGACGTGGTACGTTCCTTGCGCCTATATCACCCAGATGTCAAAGTTGCGATCGCTGCCACTGGTGCTGCTTTGCGTGCGGTAGTGCGCCAGCTGGCAGCCACTGCGCCGGACACTTTGATTATTCCCTCTGAAGAACTTGAACTCAGCGGTGGCCATACTCCAGGCAGCTTGCGCGATCCGTGGGCTCATGGCGATCATGCCCCACTTCTTAATGCCGCCAAGTCCTTGGTTAAGAAGGGTATTAGGCAGGTCATAATCACCAACAAGCGCACCGAGGCAATCTTGGTCTCCGAAGATGAAGCACTGCTATGCACTTATACTCAGGCTTCCGGAAAACAAGGTGTCAATTGGCGGGAATCTTTCACGGCGGGTTTCTTGTCTTCCAATTTGGAAGTTGATGATTCGGCAGTAAATCTTGCTCGCGCGGTGGCTTATGCCAATGCTGAAGGCAGTGAGTGGGATAACTTCATTCCCACCCCAGACCGCTTGCAACCACAATTTGTGGAGATCCGTGCTCTGACTTAGCACAAAAACACAACAAAAAGTGGCTCGAAGTTCAACAGAACTTCGAGCCACTTTCACATGTGGGCCTTAACTCCTAAGTGTTAAGGCTCCAGGTCTTACTTATTTGCTGCTTCGATTACTGCGCGGACAGCGGCACGAGCTTCGGTTGCGCCTTCTGCATCCAAAGCTGCCTCGGCAGCCTTCTTACAGGTCTCCAAGTCAACTTCAGCCAGCTGAGCGCCGACTGCAGCAAGTGCAGTTGAAGCGGCTGACAGGGAGTTAACTCCCAGGCCGGTCAAAACAGTTGCCAACAGTGGATCAGCGGCTGCTTCGCCACAAACACCAACTGGGGTGTCAAAGCGCTGACCCTCATCACAGGTGTGCTTGATCAAACGCAGAACCGCTGGCTGCCAAGGATCAGTCAGGTATGCCAATTCTGGGGACATGCGGTCTGCAGCCATGGTGTACTGGGTGAGGTCATTGGTACCGATGGATACGAAGTCCAGGTGTGGCATGATCTTATCGGCCATGAGGGAAGCTGCTGGAACTTCGATCATTGCGCCGGCAATAAGTCCGCGCTCGCGACACATATCAGCAAACCACTTGGCTTCATAAGCGGTGGCCACCATTGGTGCCATAACCCAGGTTGGAGCTTCGTCGCCACGGCCAAGACCTGCAACAGCCTTGGCAATTGCATCAAGCTGACGGGTGAGCAATTCAACATTGCCGCGGGCAATACGCAGACCACGCACGCCCAAAGCAGGGTTCATTTCATCTGCCATAGAAGCAAATGGAACTGGCTTATCGGAACCGGCATCCAAGGATCGAACCACGATCTTGGATTCTGGGAATGCTGCCAGCACCTGGGAGTAAACCTCTGCCTGCTCTTCTACAGAAGGCTCTTCAGTGGCAGAAAGGAAGCACAATTCGGTACGGAAGAGGCCAATGCCTTCAGCTTCAGTTTCTGCTGCCTGACGTGCGGTGTTGCCATCTTGGACGTTGGCAAGCAACTGCACACGGTGACCGTCCTTAGTTTGGGCTGGGCCCTTCCACTCGGCGATACGAGCAGCCTGCTCCATAGACTCAGCAACCAACTGGGTTGCCTCAGCTTCGTCCGCGTTACGGGTGATAGTGCCGAGGCTGCCGTCGATAAGCACCTTTTCGCCGGACTTGATGTCCTTGATCTTGGGGCCGGTGGCGACAATACAAGGAACGTTTAGCTGGCGCGCGATGATGGCGGTGTGGCTGGTTGGGCCACCGAGCTCAGTAACCAAGCCTACGAAGAGCTCGGTATCAAGCGCTGCGGTATCTGCTGGGGAAAGGTCATCAGCAAAGAGCACAACCTGGCCAGAAACATCAGGCAAGCCTGGCTCTTCTTCGCCGCGGAGCTCTGCGATAACGCGGTCACGGATATCGCGCAGGTCGGTGGTGCGCTCTGCAATGAGGCCACCAGCAGCTTCAAACATGGAGATGAACTTGGTGGTTGCTGCAACTACGGCGTATTCCGCAGGGTGTCCACCCTTCACGCCCTTAATAACAGCTTTGCGCCAACCACGGTCATTAACCATGCCTGCAGTCGCCTTGAGGACCTCAGCAGCTGGGCCCTCAGCATGTGCTGAGCGCTCCAACAGGCGGGCAGAAACGGTTCCTGCTGCCTGATCAAATCTTTCGAGCTCAGCATCGCGCTTTTCTTCCGAAACTACTTCGCCTGCGGAGGGAAGTTCGGGGCGCGGAGTGATCCACACTGCGCTTGCATAACGAACTCCACCAACAACGCCAGTACCCTTCAGTACGGTGTCCTGAATCACATCGGCCACTATAGCCACCTTATCCTCACAGTCTGAGACTTGTTTCCCTCAAGATCACCACAAAATCAACAGTTGTGCAACTAATCAAACATAATCATATTGACAAACAAACACATATCAACATAGCGTGTTGTTATGAGGGCACAATATTTCTAAGGATGAGATGCTGCTCACATTTGAAGTTTTCGCAGTTTAACTTGGTTTTTGGGAGTTATTTTTGCGATAACACCATTCTAGTGACGCGAGACACATTGTGCGAAAAATGCCTTAAAAAGGGCTATTTTTCCGCAAGGATCTCAAACTTTTTCACCACAACTGAAAATTTAGAAATCGGAAATAAACCAACATTTTCCTGTTCCTCTTGTCACAACTAATGTCACAACGTTCCGTCGTTGTGCACCTGTTTAAGCCAAAGGAGCCAAGATGACTCAAACTGAGCGTCAACACAATATCTTGGCTTTGCTATTGCCCACTGGTCGCGTTGGCGTTGCAGAATTAGCGCAACACTTTGATGTCACTTCGGAGACAATCAGGCGAGACCTGCGGATAATGGAGTCCCACGGCTTAGTTCAGCGTGTGCATGGCGGGGCTATAACCCCAGAACCCGATGGAACTTCATCGTCAACACTTAAGCCGTTGAAAGTTCCAGGCCTACCACCTGATCCGACCTTGTTGCATTTGGTGGAAAAGGCAGCCCAACTAATTGATCCTCAGGTACGCAGTATTTTCCTCGACGCAGGGATAGCGTGTACCGCATTAGCCACTGTGCTGGGAGATCCTCCCGAAAATGCACGGTGGACGGTAGTCACCAACTCCCCCGGCGCGGTGATTGCACTTTCGGATTCCGGCGCTACAACCGCTGCGATTCTCGGAGGATATGTCCACGGGGAAAGCCAATCAGTTATTGGTCCGGAGGCCGTAAAAATGGTTTCTCAGCTGCGCGCCGACATCGCCTTTGTCAACGCAGATTGCTTTGATTCCAGAGCCGGACTTAGCACCGATTATCCAGAAACTATTCCGATCAAAAAAGCAATGATCGCAAATTCACGCTTCACGGTGGCAGTTCATTCAGCATCTGCACAACAACCACGCTGGCATCATGGATTTGCTTCACCCGCTGATTTTGATGTTTTAGTGACAGATTCAGACGATATCCACGCATTACCCAATCAAGATTTCCAGGTGATTAACCCTTGATCATTACATTCACCCCCAACCCGAGTATTGATTCCACGCTCAGCTTGGGCGAGCAGCTTAATAGAGGTGCTGTCCAGCGCCTCACCTCGGTTACCTCAGTAGCCGGCGGTAAGGGCATTAACGTGGCCCATGCTGTGCAGCTGGCTGGACTTGAAACCCTTGCCATCTTCCCAGCTGGCAAGTTGGATCCCTTCATTGCGCTCGTGCGCGATATCGG encodes the following:
- a CDS encoding DeoR/GlpR family DNA-binding transcription regulator is translated as MYAEERRRQIASLTAVEGRVNVTELAGRFNVTAETIRRDLAVLDREGIVHRVHGGAVATQSFQTTELSLDTRFRSASSAKYSIAKAAMQFLPTSHGGLFLDAGTTVTALADLIADHPNSKQWSIVTNCLPIALNLANAGLDDVQLLGGSVRAITQAVVGDIALRTLALMRADVVFIGTNALTLDHGLSTADSQEAAMKSAMITNAHKVVVLCDSTKMGTDYLVSFGSIDDIDVIVTDSGAPTSFVDQLRERGIEVVIAK
- a CDS encoding DeoR/GlpR family DNA-binding transcription regulator — protein: MTQTERQHNILALLLPTGRVGVAELAQHFDVTSETIRRDLRIMESHGLVQRVHGGAITPEPDGTSSSTLKPLKVPGLPPDPTLLHLVEKAAQLIDPQVRSIFLDAGIACTALATVLGDPPENARWTVVTNSPGAVIALSDSGATTAAILGGYVHGESQSVIGPEAVKMVSQLRADIAFVNADCFDSRAGLSTDYPETIPIKKAMIANSRFTVAVHSASAQQPRWHHGFASPADFDVLVTDSDDIHALPNQDFQVINP
- the ptsP gene encoding phosphoenolpyruvate--protein phosphotransferase — translated: MADVIQDTVLKGTGVVGGVRYASAVWITPRPELPSAGEVVSEEKRDAELERFDQAAGTVSARLLERSAHAEGPAAEVLKATAGMVNDRGWRKAVIKGVKGGHPAEYAVVAATTKFISMFEAAGGLIAERTTDLRDIRDRVIAELRGEEEPGLPDVSGQVVLFADDLSPADTAALDTELFVGLVTELGGPTSHTAIIARQLNVPCIVATGPKIKDIKSGEKVLIDGSLGTITRNADEAEATQLVAESMEQAARIAEWKGPAQTKDGHRVQLLANVQDGNTARQAAETEAEGIGLFRTELCFLSATEEPSVEEQAEVYSQVLAAFPESKIVVRSLDAGSDKPVPFASMADEMNPALGVRGLRIARGNVELLTRQLDAIAKAVAGLGRGDEAPTWVMAPMVATAYEAKWFADMCRERGLIAGAMIEVPAASLMADKIMPHLDFVSIGTNDLTQYTMAADRMSPELAYLTDPWQPAVLRLIKHTCDEGQRFDTPVGVCGEAAADPLLATVLTGLGVNSLSAASTALAAVGAQLAEVDLETCKKAAEAALDAEGATEARAAVRAVIEAANK
- the lexA gene encoding transcriptional repressor LexA codes for the protein MAAEKKSGIRGSRGSRTAKTLPNGRPDPASLSDRQRRILEVIRDAVVLRGYPPSIREIGDAAGLQSTSSVAYQLKELEKKGFLRRDPNKPRAVDVRHLPETESRTPKADSKAKAAAETPAGSPTEFAAQASFIPVVGKIAAGSPILAEQNIEEYYPLPADIVGDGELFMLQVVGESMRDAGILDGDWVVVRSQPVAEQGEFVAAMLDGEATVKEFHKDSTGIWLLPHNDSFAPIPGEDAEIMGKVVSVMRKL
- a CDS encoding carbohydrate kinase family protein — protein: MILTVTVSPYLLSTNEVSGDINIGEANPITQVSTVAGGFGTGVAATLFYGGVETFTVFPAPEISHYLRLVTLAGLPHEIIPVPGPIPMHLTMRDSTGHETRFKHSPMPLDISQLAILRDLVVRRAEDATWVLLGGNLPAIAPAAWYVDVVRSLRLYHPDVKVAIAATGAALRAVVRQLAATAPDTLIIPSEELELSGGHTPGSLRDPWAHGDHAPLLNAAKSLVKKGIRQVIITNKRTEAILVSEDEALLCTYTQASGKQGVNWRESFTAGFLSSNLEVDDSAVNLARAVAYANAEGSEWDNFIPTPDRLQPQFVEIRALT